One stretch of Girardinichthys multiradiatus isolate DD_20200921_A chromosome 2, DD_fGirMul_XY1, whole genome shotgun sequence DNA includes these proteins:
- the LOC124855143 gene encoding aminopeptidase N-like isoform X2 produces MGKRFKVSWLCVLCAVLALVSVATIVTLWTIAFTGGKGGNVTAPWDRYRLPTVLIPEFYNITLWPQLMPNPNSSLYIFTGWSTVQFECVKATDLILIHSNKLNYTEMKDGHLVKLTAGGAESAPNIKSVWLQLETQYLVIQLRSKLTPGQKYQLYTEFTGELADDLAGFYRSEYEEDGARKIIATSQMHPTHARKTFPCFDEPAMKAVFHITLLHPPGTIALSNGMETDSAAITIDGQALLQTRFEATKKMSTYLLAIIVSDYAHLNTTQGNIQIRIWARRKTIEQGQGNYALNVTGPILDFFQSYYDISYPLRKSDQIALPDFYFGAMENWGLVTYRETNLLYDPETSSNSDKETTATIIAHELAHMWFGNLVTLHWWNEVWLNEGFASYVSYLGADYAEPDWNVKDLIVLDDVHKVFAVDALPSSHPLTSKEDSITLPGQIMEQFDTISYSKGAAVLRMLSDFLSESVFRQGLSSYLRYFSYANTVGSNLWIHLQMAVKDNNVTLPDQVNAIMNPWVLQMGFPVVTIDTSTGKVSQKHFLLDPESNVTMQSPYRYEWVIPVRWMKDGNICEDIWWLMEKEALNVGMRTGPSWVLANINVTGYYRVNYDLGNWERLFSQLSTDHQAIPLINRAQLVDDAFNLARAQMVPTSLALRTTSYLSQETEYMPWQSALNNLHYFDLMLDQTEVYQPMQEYIRKQVTPLFVYFKNMTSNWTKVPEKHTDQYNHVNALHTACRTGLTECQDLTRMWFKEWMDHPEHNPIHPNLRSTVYCSAVAAGGKAEWNFTWSQFRMATVASEASKLMSALACSTNPQLLDRYLSDTLNTTMIRKQDATSVITAVASNRAGQSLAWDFVRDHWEYMFTEYGVGSFSFASLISGVTARFSTPVELQQLLDFMEKHKDAGFGSAALAVDQAVERTKANINH; encoded by the exons GTATCGTCTGCCCACAGTTTTAATCCCTGAGTTTTACAACATCACTCTGTGGCCTCAACTCATGCCCAACCCAAACTCTAGCCTCTACATTTTCACCG GTTGGTCCACCGTGCAGTTTGAATGTGTGAAAGCAACagatctgattctgattcactCTAACAAACTAAACTACACAGAGATGAAAGATGGACACTTGGTCAAGCTAACTGCTGGAG GAGCTGAATCTGCTCCCAACATCAAGTCAGTTTGGCTGCAGCTTGAAACACAGTATCTGGTCATTCAGCTGAGGAGCAAATTAACTCCAGGACAGAAGTATCAGCTGTACACTGAGTTCACAGGAGAGCTTGCTGATGACCTGGCTGGATTTTATAGAAGCGAATATGAAGAAGATGGAGCTAGAAA GATAATTGCAACCTCCCAGATGCATCCCACTCATGCCAGGAAAACCTTTCCTTGTTTTGATGAGCCGGCCATGAAAGCAGTTTTCCACATAACCCTCCTTCACCCACCTGGAACTATCGCCCTGTCCAATGGCATGGAAACAG ATAGTGCAGCCATCACTATTGACGGACAGGCTCTGCTGCAGACAAGGTTTGAAGCGACCAAGAAGATGTCCACCTACCTGCTGGCCATCATCGTGTCTGACTACGCTCACCTGAACACAACACAAGGAAACATTCAG ATTCGAATCTGGGCTCGCAGGAAGACCATTGAGCAGGGACAGGGCAACTACGCTCTTAATGTAACTGGACCCATACTGGACTTCTTCCAGTCCTACTATGACATCTCCTACCCTCTGAGGAAGTCAG ATCAAATCGCTCTACCAGACTTTTACTTTGGTGCGATGGAGAACTGGGGACTGGTCACATATAGAGAAACCAATCTCCTCTATGATCCAGAGACCTCCTCCAACAGTGATAAAGAAACCACAGCCACCATCATTGCTCATGAACTGGCACATATg TGGTTTGGTAACCTGGTGACACTGCACTGGTGGAATGAGGTCTGGCTGAACGAAGGCTTTGCTTCGTACGTATCCTACCTGggagctgactacgcagaacCTGACTGGAATGTG AAAGACTTGATCGTTTTGGACGATGTGCACAAAGTTTTTGCAGTTGATGCCTTGCCATCCTCACATCCTTTGACTTCTAAAGAAGACAGCATCACCCTCCCAGGACAGATCATGGAGCAGTTTGACACCATCTCCTACAGCAAG GGTGCTGCAGTACTTAGGATGCTGTCGGACTTCCTGTCAGAGTCGGTCTTCAGACAAGGACTCAGc agttaCCTCAGATATTTCTCCTACGCCAACACAGTTGGGAGTAACTTGTGGATTCATCTGCAAATG GCTGTGAAAGACAACAATGTGACTCTTCCTGATCAAGTTAATGCCATCATGAACCCCTGGGTGCTTCAGATGGGCTTCCCAGTGGTTACCATAGATACAAGCACAGGAAAGGTTTCCCAGAAGCACTTTCTGCTGGATCCAGAATCAAATGTCACTATGCAATCACCATACAG GTATGAGTGGGTGATCCCTGTGCGCTGGATGAAAGACGGAAACATCTGTGAAGACATTTGGTGGCTCATGGAGAAAGAAG CTCTGAATGTGGGCATGAGGACTGGGCCTTCATGGGTTCTGGCTAACATTAATGTAACTGGTTATTATCGGGTGAACTACGACCTGGGGAACTGGGAGCGGCTGTTTTCTCAGCTCAGCACAGACCATCAG GCGATCCCGCTGATCAACAGAGCACAGCTGGTGGACGATGCATTCAACCTGGCCAG GGCTCAGATGGTGCCCACCAGTCTGGCTCTCAGGACCACCTCCTACTTGTCCCAGGAGACTGAGTACATGCCGTGGCAGTCTGCGCTCAACAACCTGCACTACTTTGACCTCATGCTGGATCAAACTGAAGTCTATCAGCCCATGCAG GAATATATCAGGAAACAGGTGACTCCACTCTTCGTGTACTTCAAGAATATGACATCAAACTGGACCAAAGTTCCTGAGAAGCACACTGACCA GTACAATCATGTAAATGCACTCCATACAGCCTGCAGGACCGGACTAACAGAGTGCCAGGACTTGACCCGCATGTGGTTCAAAGAGTGGATGGACCACCCTGAACACAACCC CATCCACCCAAACCTGCGCTCCACTGTGTACTGCAGCGCCGTGGCTGCAGGTGGCAAGGCCGAGTGGAACTTCACATGGTCGCAGTTCAGGATGGCTACAGTGGCCAGCGAGGCCAGCAAACTCATGTCAGCTCTGGCTTGCAGCACCAACCCACAGCTGCTAGACAG GTATCTGAGCGACACGTTAAACACCACCATGATCCGGAAACAAGACGCCACCTCTGTCATCACAGCCGTGGCCAGTAACAGAGCGGGACAGAGTCTGGCCTGGGACTTTGTCAGGGATCACTGGGAATACATGTTCACAGA GTACGGTGTGGGCTCTTTCTCCTTTGCCTCTCTGATCAGTGGGGTCACAGCAAGGTTCTCAACACCTGTTGAGCTACAACAG CTGCTGGACTTCATGGAGAAGCACAAAGATGCAGGATTCGGTTCTGCAGCCCTGGCAGTGGATCAGGCCGTGGAAAGGACCAAGGCCAACATCAA cCATTGA
- the LOC124855143 gene encoding aminopeptidase N-like isoform X1, with protein MGKRFKVSWLCVLCAVLALVSVATIVTLWTIAFTGGKGGNVTAPWDRYRLPTVLIPEFYNITLWPQLMPNPNSSLYIFTGWSTVQFECVKATDLILIHSNKLNYTEMKDGHLVKLTAGGAESAPNIKSVWLQLETQYLVIQLRSKLTPGQKYQLYTEFTGELADDLAGFYRSEYEEDGARKIIATSQMHPTHARKTFPCFDEPAMKAVFHITLLHPPGTIALSNGMETDSAAITIDGQALLQTRFEATKKMSTYLLAIIVSDYAHLNTTQGNIQIRIWARRKTIEQGQGNYALNVTGPILDFFQSYYDISYPLRKSDQIALPDFYFGAMENWGLVTYRETNLLYDPETSSNSDKETTATIIAHELAHMWFGNLVTLHWWNEVWLNEGFASYVSYLGADYAEPDWNVKDLIVLDDVHKVFAVDALPSSHPLTSKEDSITLPGQIMEQFDTISYSKGAAVLRMLSDFLSESVFRQGLSSYLRYFSYANTVGSNLWIHLQMAVKDNNVTLPDQVNAIMNPWVLQMGFPVVTIDTSTGKVSQKHFLLDPESNVTMQSPYRYEWVIPVRWMKDGNICEDIWWLMEKEALNVGMRTGPSWVLANINVTGYYRVNYDLGNWERLFSQLSTDHQAIPLINRAQLVDDAFNLARAQMVPTSLALRTTSYLSQETEYMPWQSALNNLHYFDLMLDQTEVYQPMQEYIRKQVTPLFVYFKNMTSNWTKVPEKHTDQYNHVNALHTACRTGLTECQDLTRMWFKEWMDHPEHNPIHPNLRSTVYCSAVAAGGKAEWNFTWSQFRMATVASEASKLMSALACSTNPQLLDRYLSDTLNTTMIRKQDATSVITAVASNRAGQSLAWDFVRDHWEYMFTEYGVGSFSFASLISGVTARFSTPVELQQLLDFMEKHKDAGFGSAALAVDQAVERTKANIKWVHQNKQEVLHWFSSQTGNQQKIY; from the exons GTATCGTCTGCCCACAGTTTTAATCCCTGAGTTTTACAACATCACTCTGTGGCCTCAACTCATGCCCAACCCAAACTCTAGCCTCTACATTTTCACCG GTTGGTCCACCGTGCAGTTTGAATGTGTGAAAGCAACagatctgattctgattcactCTAACAAACTAAACTACACAGAGATGAAAGATGGACACTTGGTCAAGCTAACTGCTGGAG GAGCTGAATCTGCTCCCAACATCAAGTCAGTTTGGCTGCAGCTTGAAACACAGTATCTGGTCATTCAGCTGAGGAGCAAATTAACTCCAGGACAGAAGTATCAGCTGTACACTGAGTTCACAGGAGAGCTTGCTGATGACCTGGCTGGATTTTATAGAAGCGAATATGAAGAAGATGGAGCTAGAAA GATAATTGCAACCTCCCAGATGCATCCCACTCATGCCAGGAAAACCTTTCCTTGTTTTGATGAGCCGGCCATGAAAGCAGTTTTCCACATAACCCTCCTTCACCCACCTGGAACTATCGCCCTGTCCAATGGCATGGAAACAG ATAGTGCAGCCATCACTATTGACGGACAGGCTCTGCTGCAGACAAGGTTTGAAGCGACCAAGAAGATGTCCACCTACCTGCTGGCCATCATCGTGTCTGACTACGCTCACCTGAACACAACACAAGGAAACATTCAG ATTCGAATCTGGGCTCGCAGGAAGACCATTGAGCAGGGACAGGGCAACTACGCTCTTAATGTAACTGGACCCATACTGGACTTCTTCCAGTCCTACTATGACATCTCCTACCCTCTGAGGAAGTCAG ATCAAATCGCTCTACCAGACTTTTACTTTGGTGCGATGGAGAACTGGGGACTGGTCACATATAGAGAAACCAATCTCCTCTATGATCCAGAGACCTCCTCCAACAGTGATAAAGAAACCACAGCCACCATCATTGCTCATGAACTGGCACATATg TGGTTTGGTAACCTGGTGACACTGCACTGGTGGAATGAGGTCTGGCTGAACGAAGGCTTTGCTTCGTACGTATCCTACCTGggagctgactacgcagaacCTGACTGGAATGTG AAAGACTTGATCGTTTTGGACGATGTGCACAAAGTTTTTGCAGTTGATGCCTTGCCATCCTCACATCCTTTGACTTCTAAAGAAGACAGCATCACCCTCCCAGGACAGATCATGGAGCAGTTTGACACCATCTCCTACAGCAAG GGTGCTGCAGTACTTAGGATGCTGTCGGACTTCCTGTCAGAGTCGGTCTTCAGACAAGGACTCAGc agttaCCTCAGATATTTCTCCTACGCCAACACAGTTGGGAGTAACTTGTGGATTCATCTGCAAATG GCTGTGAAAGACAACAATGTGACTCTTCCTGATCAAGTTAATGCCATCATGAACCCCTGGGTGCTTCAGATGGGCTTCCCAGTGGTTACCATAGATACAAGCACAGGAAAGGTTTCCCAGAAGCACTTTCTGCTGGATCCAGAATCAAATGTCACTATGCAATCACCATACAG GTATGAGTGGGTGATCCCTGTGCGCTGGATGAAAGACGGAAACATCTGTGAAGACATTTGGTGGCTCATGGAGAAAGAAG CTCTGAATGTGGGCATGAGGACTGGGCCTTCATGGGTTCTGGCTAACATTAATGTAACTGGTTATTATCGGGTGAACTACGACCTGGGGAACTGGGAGCGGCTGTTTTCTCAGCTCAGCACAGACCATCAG GCGATCCCGCTGATCAACAGAGCACAGCTGGTGGACGATGCATTCAACCTGGCCAG GGCTCAGATGGTGCCCACCAGTCTGGCTCTCAGGACCACCTCCTACTTGTCCCAGGAGACTGAGTACATGCCGTGGCAGTCTGCGCTCAACAACCTGCACTACTTTGACCTCATGCTGGATCAAACTGAAGTCTATCAGCCCATGCAG GAATATATCAGGAAACAGGTGACTCCACTCTTCGTGTACTTCAAGAATATGACATCAAACTGGACCAAAGTTCCTGAGAAGCACACTGACCA GTACAATCATGTAAATGCACTCCATACAGCCTGCAGGACCGGACTAACAGAGTGCCAGGACTTGACCCGCATGTGGTTCAAAGAGTGGATGGACCACCCTGAACACAACCC CATCCACCCAAACCTGCGCTCCACTGTGTACTGCAGCGCCGTGGCTGCAGGTGGCAAGGCCGAGTGGAACTTCACATGGTCGCAGTTCAGGATGGCTACAGTGGCCAGCGAGGCCAGCAAACTCATGTCAGCTCTGGCTTGCAGCACCAACCCACAGCTGCTAGACAG GTATCTGAGCGACACGTTAAACACCACCATGATCCGGAAACAAGACGCCACCTCTGTCATCACAGCCGTGGCCAGTAACAGAGCGGGACAGAGTCTGGCCTGGGACTTTGTCAGGGATCACTGGGAATACATGTTCACAGA GTACGGTGTGGGCTCTTTCTCCTTTGCCTCTCTGATCAGTGGGGTCACAGCAAGGTTCTCAACACCTGTTGAGCTACAACAG CTGCTGGACTTCATGGAGAAGCACAAAGATGCAGGATTCGGTTCTGCAGCCCTGGCAGTGGATCAGGCCGTGGAAAGGACCAAGGCCAACATCAAGTGGGTGCACCAGAACAAACAGGAGGTTCTGCACTGGTTCAGCAGCCAAACTGGAAATCAACAGAAAATCTATTAA